One part of the Lotus japonicus ecotype B-129 chromosome 2, LjGifu_v1.2 genome encodes these proteins:
- the LOC130737822 gene encoding uncharacterized protein LOC130737822 — translation MPPTNFPLRWESTGDQWWYASPIDYAAANGHYDLVRELLRIDSNHLFKLTSLRRIRRLEVVWDDEEQFNDVAMFRCQVAKKLLEECESKRGKNSLIKGYGGWLMYTAASAGDLGFVQVLLERNPLLVFGEGEYGVTDILYAAARSKNCEVFRVLFDFAVSPRFITGKDGILDEHVGDIPSVYRWEMTNRAAHAAARGGNLKILQELLANFSDILAYRDAEGSTVLHAAAGRGQVEVVKFLISSFDMINSTDHKGNTALHVAASRGQLSAAEALVSSFSTLISLRNNAGETFLHKAVSGFQTPAFQRLDRQVELLRKLLSGKHFHVEDIINVKNNDGRTVLHMAIIGNIHTDLVQLLMTAPLINVNICDVDGMTALDYLKQRPKSTSSDILIKKLISAGGMFGFQGYNSRKAIASHLRMQSIGSSPGTSFGISDTEIFLHTGIENVSDVSAEYNGSAAMSSSSPEHIPCDPVSATSKRPSSVNYAAAKLKRVLLWPRVKDKKAVDEGSVNNIYDETPAPLRQRFSRPSSIPNNKRTLSVRSHQSSPNAKKRFASLVHGVMQSLPQAKVSVSGRSRSSSFSKSSISSPSSIDKQKGICIDNDLAGPSCSSELPEDESPHLGKRTSFSKKLRGHYLCFGAPGLNVKSSVHKANVVAVA, via the exons ATGCCTCCTACAAATTTTCCTCTTCGTTGGGAGAGCACTGGGGACCAGTGGTGGTATGCATCACCTATAGATTATGCTGCTGCTAATGGCCACTATGACTTAGTTCGTGAGCTGCTCCGAATTGACAGCAATCACCTCTTCAAACTCACTTCCCTGCGCCGAATCCGGCGTCTCGAAGTTGTGTGGGATGATGAAGAGCAGTTCAACGATGTCGCCATGTTTCGCTGTCAAGTGGCAAAGAAGCTTCTTGAAGAGTGTGAATCAAAGAGAGGGAAGAATTCTCTCATCAAAGGCTATGGTGGATGGCTGATGTACACTGCTGCCTCAGCTGGGGACTTGGGATTTGTGCAAGTTCTTCTTGAGAGGAACCCTTTGTTGGTTTTTGGTGAAGGAGAGTATGGTGTTACTGATATACTTTATGCTGCTGCAAGGAGCAAGAATTGTGAGGTTTTCAGGGTGCTGTTTGATTTTGCTGTTTCACCAAGGTTTATAACCGGAAAAGATGGGATTTTGGACGAGCATGTCGGGGACATTCCTTCTGTATACAGGTGGGAGATGACTAATAGGGCTGCTCATGCTGCTGCTAGAGGTGGGAATCTGAAGATTTTGCAGGAGCTTCTTGCCAACTTTTCTGATATTTTGGCCTATAGAGATGCTGAGGGGTCAACTGTCTTGCATGCAGCTGCAGGCAGAGGGCAGGTTGAG GTAGTTAAATTTCTTATATCATCCTTTGACATGATCAATTCCACAGATCACAAGGGCAACACTGCCTTACATGTGGCTGCTTCCAGGGGCCAACTATCTGCAGCTGAAGCTCTAGTCTCTTCATTTTCAACACTAATATCTCTGAGAAACAATGCTGGAGAAACTTTTCTTCACAAAGCAGTGTCTGGTTTTCAGACACCTGCATTCCAAAGACTCGACCGGCAAGTTGAGCTGTTGAGGAAGTTGCTAAGTGGGAAGCACTTTCATGTAGAGGATATAATTAATGTCAAGAACAATGATGGAAGAACTGTACTTCACATGGCCATCATAGGAAACATTCACACTGATCTTGTGCAACTGTTGATGACTGCTCCATTAATCAATGTGAATATCTGTGATGTTGATGGCATGACCGCGCTTGATTACCTTAAACAACGCCCAAAATCTACATCATCGGATATACTGATTAAGAAGCTGATCTCAGCTGGGGGAATGTTTGGTTTTCAAGGCTATAATTCAAGAAAAGCCATAGCTTCACACTTGAGAATGCAAAGCATTGGCAGCAGTCCCGGGACATCATTTGGAATCTCAGACACTGAAATATTTCTGCACACCGGCATTGAGAATGTATCAGATGTTAGTGCTGAATATAATGGAAGTGCAGCAATGAGTTCATCTTCACCAGAACACATTCCATGTGACCCTGTCTCAGCCACTAGCAAAAGGCCAAGTTCTGTGAATTATGCAGCAGCAAAGTTGAAAAGGGTCCTTCTGTGGCCTagagtgaaggacaagaaagcTGTTGACGAGGGTTCAGTGAATAACATCTATGATGAAACTCCAGCCCCACTTAGACAAAGATTTTCTAGGCCATCTTCAATTCCTAACAACAAAAGAACTCTCTCTGTCAGAAGTCACCAGTCAAGTCCAAATGCCAAGAAGAGATTTGCTTCACTAGTGCATGGAGTTATGCAATCCTTGCCACAAGCTAAGGTTTCTGTTTCGGGCCGATCTAGGTCTAGTTCCTTTTCGAAGTCATCAATTTCTTCACCTAGTTCAATAGATAAGCAAAAGGGTATTTGTATTGACAATGACTTAGCCGGGCCATCTTGCTCAAGTGAACTACCTGAGGATGAATCACCACATTTGGGAAAGAGAACTTCTTTTAGTAAGAAGTTGAGGGGACATTATTTATGTTTTGGTGCACCTGGCCTTAATGTCAAAAGTTCAGTTCAcaaggctaatgttgttgcaGTGGCTTAA